One window from the genome of Nicotiana sylvestris chromosome 9, ASM39365v2, whole genome shotgun sequence encodes:
- the LOC138876974 gene encoding pentatricopeptide repeat-containing protein At1g62670, mitochondrial-like, giving the protein MYSIVMNGLSKKGHTQKTFDLLRVMEQGSTKPNTYIYNIVIDALCKDRMLDATISLFEEMKQIPPNVVTYNTLIDGLCKFGQWEKVSEMVNLNIYPNVHTLTIVTDGLCKEGKIEDAEEVMRYMNGKGVEPNVVTYNVIIDGYCLRGQMDRARRLFDSMINKSIKPTIIIYNILIHGYCKKKKLDEVMNLFHEISRNGLEPDTVTYNTILQGLFEVGRIDFAQKFFAEMLSTGLGPDLCTNRILLRGYFQNGLVEKAMLLFHELERKREDTDIEFYNVVIDGLCKTGQLDRAHAIFEKLSLIGLFPDEITYSIIITGFCLEGLFDEAKDMLRRMVARRTMPLTILLCEDFLSLAKLLKLQPF; this is encoded by the coding sequence ATGTATTCAATTGTCATGAATGGGCTTAGCAAAAAGGGCCATACTCAAAAAACATTCGATTTGCTTAGGGTAATGGAACAAGGAAGCACTAAGCCCAACACATACATCTACAACATTGTTATAGATGCTCTTTGCAAGGATAGAATGCTAGATGCTACAATTAGCCTATTCGAAGAGATGAAACAAATTCCTCCAAACGTTGTCACATATAATACATTAATTGATGGTTTATGTAAGTTTGGACAGTGGGAAAAGGTCTCTGAAATGGTAAATCTTAATATTTATCCAAATGTGCACACCTTGACTATAGTGACAGATGGACTTTgcaaagaagggaaaattgaagATGCTGAGGAGGTAATGAGATACATGAATGGAAAAGGTGTGGAGCCTAATGTGGTCACCTACAATGTGATAATTGATGGATATTGCTTGCGAGGTCAAATGGATAGAGCACGGAGACTTTTTGATTCCATGATTAATAAGAGCATTAAGCCTACCATTATTATCTATAACATATTAATACATGGATATTGTAAGAAAAAGAAATTGGATGAGGTCATGAATTTGTTTCATGAAATTTCTCGAAACGGGTTGGAACCTGACACTGTTACCTACAATACTATCTTGCAAGGTCTATTTGAGGTTGGAAGAATTGACTTTGCGCAAAAATTCTTTGCTGAGATGCTATCCACGGGGCTCGGGCCTGATTTATGCACTAATCGCATTTTGCTCCGTGGTTATTTTCAGAATGGACTTGTTGAGAAAGCTATGTTACTATTTCATGAGTTGgaaagaaagagagaagatactGATATTGAATTTTACAATGTTGTAATAGACGGATTGTGCAAAACTGGCCAGCTCGACAGAGCTCATGCTATTTTTGAGAAGCTTTCTTTAATTGGATTGTTTCCCGATGAGATTACATACTCAATAATAATTACTGGATTTTGTCTAGAAGGGTTGTTTGATGAAGCTAAAGATATGCTAAGAAGAATGGTTGCGCGCCGGACAATGCCACTTACAATATTATTGTGCGAGGATTTCTTAAGTTTAGCAAAGTTACTGAAATTACAACCTTTCTGA
- the LOC104219049 gene encoding putative pentatricopeptide repeat-containing protein At1g12700, mitochondrial, with protein sequence MTRISLLRYFCKDISCFAISRPCSAITIRDYSSSQSNTSISSAKGKCRFDNVKCVDDAVSLFRRMVRTQPLPSVFDFSKLLKTMVNMKHYSAVLSIFRQMLKLGIPINDFILNIAINSYCLIHRSDCGFSVLAIYLKSGIPFDVVTFSTLLRGLFAENKIKDAVNLFKMLVRENICEPNEFMYSIVMNGLSKRGHTQKTFDLLRVMEQGSTKPNAYIYSIVIDALCKDRMLDAAISLFEEMKQKGIPPNVVTYSSLIDGFCKFGQWEKVRTLFSEMVNLKIYPNVHTLTIVTDGLCKEGKVEDAEEVMRHMIGKGIEPDVITYNVIIDGYCLRGQMDSARRLFDSMIGKSIKPGIVSFNTLINGYCKNNKLDDAMDLFHEISRNRLEPSIVTYNTILQSLFEVGRIDFAQKFFVEMLSIGLKPDLCTNRILLSGYFQNGLLEKAISLFHELEVKREDTDIELYNILINGLCKHGLFDKARVIFEKLSLIGLFPNVMTYNIIIKGFCLEGFLDEAKNMLRIMEENGCSPNNFTYNVILRGFLKFSKINEMTTFLKEMTERDFSFDASTVELLIDVIAKDPSLLNMIPQFHSGSKK encoded by the coding sequence ATGACGAGAATTTCTCTGCTGCGTTACTTTTGCAAAGATATCTCATGCTTTGCTATTTCACGCCCTTGTTCGGCAATAACAATCAGAGATTATTCTTCTTCTCAGAGCAACACATCTATTTCTTCGGCAAAGGGTAAATGCAGGTTTGATAACGTCAAGTGCGTAGATGATGCCGTGAGTCTTTTCCGTCGAATGGTAAGAACGCAGCCTCTTCCTTCGGTTTTTGACTTCTCGAAATTATTAAAGACTATGGTAAATATGAAGCATTACTCTGCTGTTCTTTCCATTTTTCGACAAATGCTGAAATTAGGCATCCCAATTAATGATTTTATCTTGAATATAGCAATTAACAGTTATTGCCTAATTCATCGATCTGACTGCGGATTTTCAGTGTTAGCCATTTACTTGAAGAGTGGCATTCCATTTGATGTCGTCACCTTTAGCACCCTGCTAAGGGGTCTCTTTGcagaaaataagataaaagatgcGGTTAACTTGTTCAAAATGTTGGTGAGAGAGAATATTTGTGAGCCTAATGAATTCATGTATTCAATTGTCATGAATGGGCTTAGCAAAAGGGGTCATACTCAAAAAACTTTCGATTTGCTTAGGGTAATGGAGCAAGGAAGCACTAAGCCCAATGCATACATCTATAGCATTGTTATAGATGCCCTATGCAAAGATAGGATGTTAGATGCTGCTATTAGCCTTTTTGAAGAGATGAAACAAAAAGGCATTCCTCCAAACGTTGTCACATATAGTTCATTGATTGATGGTTTCTGTAAGTTTGGTCAGTGGGAAAAGGTTAGGACTTTGTTCTCTGAAATGGTAAATCTTAAGATTTATCCAAATGTGCACACCTTGACTATAGTGACTGATGGACTTTgcaaagaagggaaagttgaagATGCTGAGGAGGTAATGAGACATATGATTGGAAAAGGTATAGAGCCAGATGTGATCACCTACAATGTAATAATTGATGGATATTGCTTGCGCGGTCAAATGGATAGTGCAAGGAGACTTTTTGATTCAATGATAGGTAAGAGCATTAAGCCTGGCATTGTTAGCTTTAACACTTTAATAAATGGATACTGTAAGAACAATAAATTGGATGATGCCATGGATTTGTTTCATGAAATTTCTCGAAACAGATTGGAACCTAGCATTGTTACCTACAATACTATCTTGCAAAGTCTATTTGAAGTTGGAAGGATTGATTTTGCGCAAAAATTCTTTGTTGAGATGCTATCTATAGGGCTCAAACCTGATTTATGCACTAATCGCATTTTGCTCAGTGGTTATTTCCAAAATGGGCTACTTGAGAAAGCTATATCGCTATTTCATGAGTTGGAAGTAAAGAGAGAAGATACTGATATTGAACTTTATAATATTCTAATTAATGGATTGTGCAAACATGGCCTGTTCGACAAAGCTCGTGTTATTTTTGAGAAGCTTTCTCTAATTGGATTGTTTCCTAATGTGATGACATACAATATAATTATAAAGGGATTTTGTCTAGAAGGATTCTTAGATGAAGCTAAAAATATGCTAAGAATAATGGAGGAGAATGGTTGTTCGCCAAACAATTTCACCTACAATGTTATTCTACGAGGATTCCTCAAGTTTAGCAAAATCAATGAAATGACAACTTTTTTGAAGGAAATGACCGAAAGGGACTTCTCATTTGATGCAAGTACCGTAGAGTTACTAATAGATGTTATAGCGAAGGATCCTTCTTTGCTTAACATGATACCACAGTTTCACTCGGGAAGTAAGAAATGA